From the Euphorbia lathyris chromosome 6, ddEupLath1.1, whole genome shotgun sequence genome, one window contains:
- the LOC136233584 gene encoding protein neprosin-like, translated as MGLKYMILVLFLCFVSIFGDRILSKEEDLELEQELQRLTKPAVETIQTTYGDTYDYVDFYRQPAFDDPLMKNHSFHPQMKPISYHGGRKSKNFTSYFRPEKIWMNGKGCPVGTVPIKKITKHDLFRAKLASEIYASNLNPQTTERPGVHFAVLHTPRLGAKVKYYGAGMHNKVCNPKLNHDSQYSSSQLKLQNGYESIIFGWTVHPRVFGDSKTHFFIYTYANNKHCFNDHCGLFIKTRPDISLDWAYDPVSPTCGPLVRSQELLVQKDEASGNWVLKLTHGEILGMWPSRFFTGLASFATYVEWGGEVYSPSHIASPEMGTGISPAQNGNCCGLCLNLKLVNEDKKIVHAMSLVKYEDVNKYYQVEDRGYTGENVGHVMAYGSKGGYIGNYHQCTTKKLNVVSADEIVEDDIEEHVVEMSEDVKEEDVSGTEQMLLYINALDGGTRDNTFNLKGIL; from the exons ATGGGCTTAAAGTATATGATATTGGTTCTATTTTTGTGTTTTGTATCAATATTTGGAGATAGAATTTTAAGTAAAGAAGAAGATTTAGAATTGGAACAAGAGCTTCAACGTCTTACTAAGCCTGCTGTAGAAACCATTCAG ACAACCTATGGAGATACATATGATTATGTGGATTTTTACCGACAACCTGCTTTTGATGATCCATTAATGAAGAATCATTCTTTCCATCCTCAG ATGAAACCTATTTCATATCATGGAGGAAGGAAATCTAAAAATTTTACATCTTATTTTAGACCTGAAAAAATATGGATGAATGGTAAAGGTTGTCCAGTTGGTACTGTTCCaattaaaaaaatcacaaaacatGATCTGTTCAGAGCAAAACTGGCTTCTGAAATATATGCATCAAATTTGAATCCACAAACTACTGAAAGACCTGGAGTTCAT TTTGCCGTGCTTCATACACCACGACTTGGAGCTAAAGTGAAATATTATGGAGCTGGAATGCATAACAAAGTATGTAACCCAAAGTTAAATCATGATTCCCAATATAGTTCGAGTCAACTTAAACTCCAAAACGGGTATGAAAGTATTATTTTTGGATGGACG GTACATCCAAGAGTATTTGGAGATTCTAAAACTCACTTCTTTATATACACATAT GCTAATAACAAGCATTGTTTCAATGATCATTGCGGTTTGTTTATTAAAACTAGACCTGATATATCTCTTGATTGGGCTTATGATCCGGTTAGTCCTACATGTGGACCTCTAGTACGCTCCCAAGAACTCTTAGTTCAGAAA GATGAAGCAAGTGGAAACTGGGTTCTGAAATTAACACATGGTGAAATACTTGGAATGTGGCCTTCAAGATTTTTTACAGGACTGGCAAGTTTTGCTACATACGTAGAATGGGGAGGAGAAGTGTATAGTCCTTCACATATTGCAAGTCCTGAAATGGGTACTGGAATTTCTCCCGCTCAAAATGGTAATTGTTGTGGACTTTGTCTCAACTTGAAACTTGTTAATGAAGATAAGAAAATTGTTCATGCTATGTCTCTTGTTAAGTACGAAGAtgtcaataaatattatcaaGTTGAAGATCGAGGATATACTGGAGAAAATGTAGGACATGTTATGGCTTATGGCAGTAAAGGAGGCTACATTGGAAATTA TCATCAGTGTACAACCAAGAAGTTGAATGTTGTTAGTGCAGATGAGATTGTGGAAGATGATATAGAGGAACATGTAGTAGAAATGAGTGAGGATGTTAAGGAGGAAGATGTTTCAGGCACTGAGCAAATGCTCTTATACATTAATGCATTGGATGGTGGAACGAGAGATAATACCTTCAACTTAAAGGGTATTCTATAG